The genomic interval AGTTTTAGATCATTAGTGAGCTTGGTGAATATTAACATTAGGAAGCCCATCACTTGCCTAATCAGCTAATGAATGAAGCATTTAAATACACACTGTCCCTCTCACAACCCATAACAACCAACTGCATCCTGATGCAAACCTAACTGTCACCTACCCCAGGTCCATGACATCGAATGGAAGTAAAACCCAGGCGCATATTCATCACACCTGATTCCCAACTTCAACATTGTTTCTTTACCCAAAACAACCTAAACCAACCAAAATGCCTCCTGCCCTGGTCCATGACACTGAGTTGAGGTTGAGCCCATGGTCATATCCACCTCAGCAAATAACCAAGTTGAACACTGCTTCTTTGGCCTAGCTGGAACGGTTCAAGTATCATCCAAGTCTTCGGCTGCAAAATCTCTTACCAAATCATATATTCCTGCAATAAGCCCAGCATAAATAACATTTATTAACTGACTGGATGAAAACACCTGCATATGAAAGATATGGCAATGTTCTGTTAGAGGAGTGGATAGGAGCTGTCAATTATATCTTGAGAACCGCTTCACACTGGTCGGGTTGGTTTTTCCACAAAAACAGCCCTCCATTCATCTCAAGCCACGTAGGATAAAACACTCTACGAGAAATACACCCCACCATAGACAATCACCTCGTACGTGCTAGCCTTCTCTTCCTCGCTGGTCTCTCTGCCTTCAATCTGACTCCGACACAAGCATCTCAGTCTGACGCCGACGCCAACTCAACCATCTTAGTCCGACACATCTCTATCGTCGATCTCCCCCATCTCTGTCGATCATCTCcatcaaaacccaatcaaaccaaaatcaacccacgatcaaaccaaaatcaaccGACAATAAAACCATAATCCATTCAAAATTACAGTGAAACCATCTCAAACCCACAATTTCAGATTATCAAGTACAAAGAATAAGCTCAAAATCACAGTGAAACCATTGCAAACCCACAATCTCGAGTTGAGCTTCGACTTTGGGTTGAGCTTCGACTTTAGGCCCCATACTTACCTCCTCCGAAATCTCCCTCACCAAGTGGAGGGGGCGCGGGTCGAGGCTTAGGACAGGCGTAGCTACTGTATTCAGTCTCAAGGGCCTCATCGCGACAAGAGGAGGGCTCGACATAGGAGGTGTATTGGGGGCGATCATAGTCAAAGTCATCGAAAGGCGTGGAGGAGGAGAGAGGGTAGCAGGTCTCATCGGACGACAGGAGAGGCTGTCGCAGGTGAGCACGATGTCATAACCGCCCCTGTACGGTGCGAAGGACGAAGGGGGTGCGAGGATTTCTGTGATTGAAATCAGTTTTTTGATGTTTGCTGGTTTAGAATAGATATGATGGCTGCTTTTGTGTAAAAACCAGCCAGACCGACTCTAAGGATTTCTCTTATATCTTATGAAGTTGTTTCCTTTTGAAGGTTTTGGCACAATAGGCATTTTGTTGCAATTATATAGAATGAAATTGCAGTAATGATAGTCATGGCTAGTTTCTTTGGGAGTAGCATTCAAGGTGTGACTGGCATTGAAGAGTGCTAAAGCTAGAGAAGTGGACATTTGCAAAGAAAAGGGGGAAGGCATGTGGATTTCAAATGAATCTAAACATGAGATCTATACCAGATGTCCCATCATAATGTCTATTAATAGCAAGAAGACATTCACCTACAAATTTTGCTGCTTACAAACGGTCTAAACACACCCCTTATTTGTGAAACcaattataattatacaaaaaatattcacaTCCATAGCACTCAGGCAATTAGGTCACCATGACCTCGCCATCAAGAAATCTACTCTCACAAGATTTTGGCTAAATATAAagactaaaatatttaaagattaaTCTCAGTTCTAGTTCTTATGTATAGTTCACTAGTTGCCAAAAAAAGGTCCAAATCTTGCACTTAAGAGTACCAATTAGAGAAAACGTTGAAGAAAATTTCGGATCTCATCAATATAAGGAGGCCGCGTAGGAATGATATGACCGCAGTCATGCTCAATAATCACACGACAACCATCATCAAACAAAGAAGCAAGGTCCCTGCTAGCCTGGTTTGCAATCTGCCTGTCCTTCCCATGGTCACTGCCGAAAATGTGAAGCGAAGGGCAATTGATCCGTTTACACTCAAGCTCTGGTAATTTAAGAGCAAATCCAGAgcacaaaatcacaaatctaAAATCCATTTCACCTGTTAGCCTCCCTTCTTGTGCAGACACTAAAGCAGCAGCCATTGCGGCTCCCTGAGAAAATCCCAATATCCCATCAAATGGCCCTTCCTGAGAGAACACGGTCTTCAAGTATGCCAGTGATGCCTCAAAGCCATCAGTTTGTTGCTGGTACTGGAGAGGATCAAATGGACAATCTGCAATTTTCCAATCTGCTTCACTCCTTCCATTGAAATCAGGTGCCACTAACCATCCATACTTTTTCTTGCAATTCTCAGATGGTGGAGGATGGGTTCGTTCGAATGAAGGTGATGGGCAATCTCCATGCGACTCTGTGAAGCAGGGCTGGTAGATGTATGGTAATTCATGAGGTGCGTCAACAAATACGAGCTCAACAAAGGTTTTGAGCTTTTTGGCTAATGATGCAGTTCTTCCTTTAAAACTGGAGGCATTCTGCCGAAAGCCGTGCaggcataatatttttatttttcttcgaGGTTGGTTATCTACAATGTATCAGGATGTTAGGAAGAACACAAGGAAGCCAAAACATGGACCCTCAACCTTCAACTCTTCGGAATTAAAGAAAGCCACTAATCACTAAATGAATTTTCTAATTTAACCactgaaaaaaaggaaaaacacaaaaaatattataccaTTGTTAAAAAGACTGTtctgattcatccaaataagggaaaataagagaaaatagtGTTCCTGAAAGTTACAGATTTGGCTAATATGTACTGGGGTCTACGTGTGTATGATAAGTGTTTACTGCCAGCAACAGAGAATCAGGAATATTGATTAATTTGCTCTGGCTAGTCGGGACAGAAAGGGCATTTAGAGTGATGTAAATTTCAGACCTTACCATGGCTCCAAGACACTTGACGTGAGAGCTCTGTATCTGAGAAAACAGTTTTAAGCTCTTCTGATGATACTGCTTGTGTTTCGCCATTTTTGATTGATGGCACTGATCCAACACCCTTCCCATGTTTCTGGCAAAGCTCACAAACATATAGAGATCTCTCCTTCTGCTGACCATGATAACaaaattcagaagaaaaaaatacaaggtATGAAGCACTTACAATCATTTAAAACCAAGACAAAGGGAAATCTAAAATAGCTCAGCCAATTTCTAATCATGAGAAGGATTATTTGCCTGTACCCTGCAACTACCACAGACCAAAACTAGCATCCTACAATGGGTGCATCGGCAGCGTGAAGAATAATCATCAAATGCAGAGCCACAAAGTAGGCAGGTGGAAATGACACTCGCATCCGAGCTCCCAACTGATATCCTACCagccacaaaacaaaaaattttaggaATCAAAGTTTTTCATTTTACGAGTAAAAAGAGTAGGAATTACGTTTGCAACATTGTCAATGTTATTTTCAGCAGTTCTCACAATGTAAGTTGCATATGtatcattgataaaaaaaaaaagttatgtatCAAAAAAGCCTATATTCCAATATAGCACGAGTCAtttacattttccttttttgcttGGCATATTTAAGCACACACCCATGGGGCAtgtcatttactttttttcaatgtTAATAAAACTAGATAAGGATCATCAAAAGAGGACAcaacaataatatcataaaggaagaaaaaaataacaaaaaattgatacatagaagaaaaaaaaatcaaaatggaaAGATCCCgaagttaaaagaaaaatggaaacaaaaattataagcatccTATagttaagaatattaatgacaTCAAAGAGACAGACTTAAGAACCAAATAAAGGGTGAACCCCGTCTGCATGTCATTTactacacacacatatatgtacataaacatcccaaaaaattcaaatgtttgatGTTCAAACCATGAGATTCTCATCTCAATAGCGATTCTCATCTTAATAGCGTATCTATTTGGTAAAACCtctgttcttttcttctttctttcttttttttttttttttgggtaaaacaAAGGGAAAGCCTCTTCTTAGGTGTTTAATCTAGCAAATCTAGGGCTCTCAAAAGAACCTGGAAACCAAAGGCAGTTTTATTGTTACATAAAAAGTGAAGGGTCCATACATAGATAGCTGTCACAACCACTAtttactaatttatttataacatgaaaaattcactatttataagatgataaaacCTTTAAGCCAACCAGCACAAAACCATAGCCCTTGAAGTCTATGTAAAACCATGTATatcatcataattaaaataattataaagattCAAATCACTTGCTTAGTACTCTGGAACCCAAGCTCGTGAACAAGGACATCTAGTATGTCTCTTTTAGGTTGAGATAATGAGAAACAAGAGACTATCTCAACTAATTTCTTTGGGAAACATTGTGACAGTTTTTAGAAACGTATTTCCAATAGAGGCTTTGAATATGtaactgatatgaacccgtgggaatggaatcccatAGTAAAACTTGAAAATTCAAATTGGATGTACCATATTCCAGACCTGACATGATAGGTAGCAGCAGTATCTGTATAAATAAGTAGAGGCATTGAGAGATTAAAACAACATACCGATggtcaaaaacaaaattctttcctttgaaaaaacCACCATCCGGAAATTGTTCCAAATAACGCTGTATCCCACCAAATAACTGCAATAAATTTTTTGCTAAGTCAAACAACTGCAACAATGACCATATTGTCAACAAATATAATCATTATCACCATTAATAAGAGCCATGTTTTTATGCCATTTTATCAAGGAAAgtatgttttttatatatacatattctaTCTTTATGTAGATAACACCCAAACAAAATATAGAGGTATGTATGATGTCATGAGTTCTAGCAGATCTCTATAAAACAATAAGATGACCAAACAAAATAGTTACTCGGGTAAATATGGTAATGCAATCCTTGTCTTgggaaagataatgaaaatgaaaaatagaccACAAATTCATGAGCTTTTCAAATAAGCTTATCGTAGTCTATGGTTCATGACTAGGAAGCACTAATACAAATACGGAATACACAAGTATCAATTCTCTAAAATTTAAGATATGATACAATATGGGTTCTCTAATGTATTGAGAtataagtaaatattttataaatatataatatgcttagCCTTACTTCAACAGAAAAATCAAAAGGCTAGAAGGCATCAAATgtgtcaaaataataaaattaactaagAAGCTATTAATGAGAGAGAGCATTTatcaagagagagagggagatagcAAACAAGTATCCTGCTGTATCCAAGATTATCCCATCAGATACATACTGGATATGGATACAGCAACTATTGAAGTATATGTACTCCTATGGCGAGGAAAAAATTTCCAAGAAAACAACAGAAATTAGCAACATCACCAatagaaaaaattgttttggggAAGAAAACTTTCTCTGCAGGAGCTCACCTGAAACACATTCTCAAACCCAGCACCTTTAGACCTAATATAGGCCGATGCCATCTCACACCTAATTCCGCCAGTGCAGTACCTGAAACATAAACAACGAACCAGGAGCCAAAATGAAGTATGCATCACAGGATTAGAAAAAACAGAAATGACTCGGAAGTAGTATTGCCCATATACAAAGAAGTCAGTATATAAGAAATGCTTGTCGTGGTAGTCCATAGTTAAATTACCATTCCGAGCAAGGTACATTAGAAAAACTATATAAGTAACATATTGGCTTTTCCAATCAATCAGTAAGCAATTGACAAAATGTAAAACCCCtgaaatgcaaataaaaaagttaaaaaatgaactGCACTGAACTTATTACAAGTACTTTCTCAAACAGCTACAATCTCCTAGACTCAACTGCAGAAATATAAATCAATAGAAATATATGAGCTACTCACTTGAGCATTGGCTTCTGTAAATTAAAACTGAGGGTACTAACATATGGTGCAAGAAACAGTATCAAAACTGCTGGGTCTTGTTTGGTGTTCATGAAGGGAAATGAATGCTCACATTTTTTAGGCTTAAGAAGCTTCTGTTGTGGATTTGAAGCTGCTACTTCTcttaatttaatactttttttggCATTTCTCCGGTATATTTCCCATGCATTAGATTGCActtttctttgcttttaataataaaaaaaaatagtggcaACAAGGCTTTCTACACAAGGAAACAccattttttgataagtgataaACAAAACAGCAATGGGAAACACACAGACAAATGTTATAAACAACATAAACATAAGCAGGCTCCACAAATAGCTAGAGATAAGACACATACATCATGTTGTCCCAACCTAAATCTCTACCAAAAGCTGAAGTGCAGATAGAATCATTTGTCTCAACAAATATGTATCAAAACAATATGCAccccaggaaaaaaaatttccaaaaataTGTTACACGATAATGTTGTTCCAGCTATGCAGTAAGATAAATAGAAAGTGAATAGCAGGAAACATCCAGAAGAGTAAGAGTTCCAGAGGTGAACTTACATAAGAACACATTTCCCTTTCAATTGCTCGGAGTTATCATCAATCCATGAGGATAGATCACTATACTGCCTAATTCCCGGATCTAAAGTTTCCACGTTTGGTGCATGGAATTTCCCAATTCTTgtctcatataaattccttgcaTCCAATAAAACAAGTCCTTCGGTGTCTGCAGGACTTTCTTTCTCCAAAAGTTGTCCTGGCAAACATATGCGCAATCAGAAGATGACAATTGCAATTTCCAATTATTTCCTccataagagagagagagagagagagagagagagagagaagcatatTCAAGAGCTTCTGTGTGCCAAAACCAAATAACTTACCAGCACTCTGAAGGGCAGAATGAAAATCAACTGCAGAGAGATGTGTCCCAGCATTAGAAATTTCAGGTGACTTTAACAGGGGTTGAGAACTAAGCGTAACCAGATCCTGAAAATGAGGTAAAGTTATGTTATTAAATGGTTGAAGGAAATTTACATTAAACATTgcaattatttgaattaaattgGTAGTTTTTTGGTGAATTAGTTACGTGATGCCATATCATCTTCATCTGTTTGATCCCTTGACTGCCCAAAATCTTTCCTCCGTGCTTGTCTTCAATTTTCCTATAATTAATTGGAAGTAAAATGACCTTTACAATAACTTTGTAATAGTCATGGAGGTACAGCGCAATTAGACCTAACCAATTGGaggtaaattttaatttcaacctCTAAACAAATGAATTCCTTATGGTCATTGTGTGAGGAATTATGCAAAAATATCAGCCTCCACACCAGAAAGTTCAATCTCACACTGCTAACAACAGATGAcgaatgatggtttataacagTCTAAGCTATTCTGGGAATCGAGTAATCCTTTTGGGGTGGGCTTGGGAGTGTATTTACGGACCCCATCCTTCTCCCCTCTCCTTACGGTTACTTAGCAAAACGAAACGCCACAGAAAGCTTACGTCATGAAGAAGTCTCTCTAGTATCCCATGacataatgaagaaaaataagaatttaaatcttcaatttaaaataagataaaactaAATATAGATTAATCATAGCTAAAGTTTTCAAAAAAGCACAAAGGAACCATGAAAGAAAATCGTGTATGCAAATGTAGCCCTTTCAATTTTGCAAGTAAAAAGAGAATTCATTAGAAAGGGGAGTCATGTACAGGGTGTGTATAAAAAGTCTTCAAGCCTActcaagaagaaaaatcaatcACAATTACCTTGACGACTCGAATAGAAAGAGAAGTGAACCCACATTCCTTTGCAACCTTGTCATTCAGTGGGTGATCACAAGTCGCGAGCTTGAAGTCAGTCCCTTCAAACAACATATTTGACATGACAGCAGCAATGTGTTTCTCCAACAAGGACAACTTCCCACCAACCTACTCACGTACCAATCACAATAACTCATCAAAGCGAGACAGAAGAACATATGTTAATGCCGCACTTGGTAAAGAATCTTTGTATTCTCTCGGGAAACAGGAGAGTGAAGAGGGAAAGGAGGGGCCTACAGTGACATTGACGCCTTGTGGTGAGAGGCGGACACGGCCGAGGAGACCGAGGGAGTTGCAGTTGGACTCGTAGAAGGCAACGAGATCGTTCAGGTCGGGGATTTCTGTGTACTTGTAGTAGAGGAGGACACCATACTGCTGTCGGTCTTGCTCTTCGGCATGGGTCTTCGCCATTGCTAGGGTTTCTACGGCAGCTATCTTTGAGTTGCAGGCTAATAtggtggaggaagaagaaggtgaGACCGGAACTCTCATTGGGCCCAATATATTGGAAAATTCTTTTCTGCCCTTGATACTTCTTCTGTATTAtcatcctttttttctttttttaaatatttctacaaagttcaaatagacaaattttatataagtctttttaaaaaaaaatagatctcaccataaaaaaatataaaaaaaacttatcattTATTAGTatgattcacttttttaaaaaaatcttatattagACTTATCTATTTAGGACTTGAACCaacattactcttttctttagccCAATTTTATACTATGCTATTAGGGGTGAGAATCGGCCGGTCCAAACCAGAAAAACTGACCGGACCAGCCAATTCGgtccggactggaccggaccgagagTGGTTCAGGTCCGGTTCAGTCCGAAATTCaaaggactgaatgaatttGGTCTGGTCCACGGTCCGGTGGTTTTTcgaaccagaccggaccgaattaaatatatatatatatataatttaataatttatatatattaagtatataattttcatttgacTAATTAACATAATCCTATCACTAACTCatcattaagtaattattaactaatactaatatttataattttatactaatagtaatatttataattttatagtaatactaaattactaatatttatactaatacaagtattatattaatagtctagactctacttctagactctaatatggtattaaaaaaaatatatactaatagtatattagtaatagtctaatatagactaagactatagttaatagttatagttatagtaatatagttataacttatactaaatcactataactaatattagtatatactaacatatagctatactatattactaatagtctagtactaatactattaatctattatatagttataacttatattaatcatgattgataataactaatcactataagtctatagtattaatgtattattatataatatatagtattagtatcactatatcattgtaatatatatatatatatatatattatatacacacactataagtctatatagtattagtatactaacagactctaatatgatattaaaaaaatatatactaatcacttatattaatcatgattgataataattaatcactataagtctatagtattaaattattaatgtattattaaaattaatgtatagtctatagtattaaattagtactattaatattaatgtattaaattattaatgaggGGGAGATACGGATACCTCATCTGCCAACTGCCAAGAagccaaaacggcgccgtttagtATAAAATAGGACCTAGACGGAGTCGTTTAAGTCCAGGAGGGGCAGAATTTTGAAACTGAGTTGCgtgtcagttttttttttttaataaaccgtTTGTTAAAACAACGCCGTTTGGGtccaatttcaatccaaacggcaCCGTTTCAATATtagttccccccccccctcagTGCCCTCACTTCCCCAGTTCGCCCCCCTCTCCCCCGAAAGGCGATTTTGCGATTCGGAAAAACTCTAGCCGTCGCATCCCCCCTCCTCCAGCCCCTCGGTCGCCTCCCTCCGTCGAGTATTTTggcactctctttctctctctctctctctggtatTTAATCTTCGCGTATTTTGATGGTGTTGAGTCTTGACTCTCGTTGGgtgttgattttggtttttatcGCTGGATGCCGATTGTCAATTTGTCATGACCCAGTGTAATTCGGTGACTCTTGACTCTTGTTGTGAACTTGTGTCATGTGTGGCAAAAAAGGGATTTACATAAAACTTACGGGTCAGGGACtccgacatttttttttttttttggttgaagcTTTTTTGTTGGTTGAAGCACAATAGTAGTATTGTGTGATTTTTAGCACTGTTGCATTTTAGGCTTTCTTGGAATGAATATgagcatatatatgtatgtataaatatatgagtTGAGAATCTAAGATGCATAtaatttgtagaaaaatataactcatatatatattttatatatatacatacatatatatgctcatatatattatatagttgaGATGCATGAATTTACAAGGCTttaacattatatattaatgcttgttttctaattattttgttcttttgtttttttgtcttGTTTGTCCTGAATCCATTTTATAGATGGAGTCTTCTACAAATGATGTGCAAGAGTCAATACCAAACAtgcccccacccccacccccactcCCATCCAATGTAAGTGATCAATCAGTTGGTGGGTCACAAAGAGGTAGAGTTAGGTCTTTTGTTTgggatcactttacaaaaattcCCAAAGGCGATCCAAGTAAACTAGGGCtgcatgtaattattgtggtgcTTCGTATGCATGTGATACGAAGACCAATGGTATGAAAAATATGAAGTATCACATTGAGCACCAATGTAAGAAATGTCCATTTAAGAAAACGGATAAATCTCAGACGACTTTAGGTTGGAAGGTGGAGGGAGGAAGTGGTAGTGAGACTTGTGCCTATTGcatttagtgttgaggcttACCGACAAGCCTTAGCAGAgatgattattcttgatgagttgcccTTTAGGCATGCTGAAGGGGAGGGTTTCAGGAAGTTTATGCTTGTGGTTTGCCCTAAGTGGGTAGAGATTCCATTCCGTATGACGGTTGCCAATGattgctttaatttgtttttaaaagaaaaataaaaattgagaaatgctCTTCGAGGGCAGCGAGTTTCTCTCACCATggatacatggacatccgtGCAAAATCTTAAACTATAGGTGTCTCACagcacattttattgatgatgactggAAGTTACACAAAatgattctttccttttgtttggttgaaaatcacAAGGGTGATACCCTTGGTAAGGGCATAGAGATGTGTTTGCATGATTGGGACGACAAAAAATACTTGCACtcacacttgataatgcaatttctaataatgtggttgtttcttatttgaaaaaaaaaacaaagtatagGAGAGACACGATcttggaacatgaattcttacatgttcgatgttgtgcccACATTTTGAACTTAATCGTTCGTGAGGGATTAAAAGAATATGATGAGTCTATTGCGAAGGTTAGGGGTGTTGTGAAGTATGTTAAATCCTCCCCTCAAATGTGGAGTACATTTCAGAAATGTGTGGGGTTAGAAGATATTCAATCTAAAATTCAAGTTTGCCTAGATGTACCGACTAGGTGGAACTCCACCTATTTTATGTTGGAAAGagcttcaaaatttaaaagggcttttgatcggttggaggaagaagatccGTGCTTCCTTAGTAGTAttagagatgatgatgacgacgatGTCGATGATGAAAATGTAGACCATGTGGTGAATACgagaaagtcaaagaagttagggcctcccaatGCATCCAATTGGGCGAAGGTTCAGTTGTTTGTGAGGTTCCTTGCATTATTTCatgatgtaattttaaaattctcgGGGGGTGGAtatgtaatttgtaattttttttttccggagTTGGTTATTATTAAAGATGTCATTAACATGGAGTGTGAAGAATGAAATCCCGTGGTAGGATAAATGGCCACAAATATAAAGAGAAAG from Juglans microcarpa x Juglans regia isolate MS1-56 chromosome 4S, Jm3101_v1.0, whole genome shotgun sequence carries:
- the LOC121261931 gene encoding rhodanese-like domain-containing protein 6 isoform X1 produces the protein MRVPVSPSSSSTILACNSKIAAVETLAMAKTHAEEQDRQQYGVLLYYKYTEIPDLNDLVAFYESNCNSLGLLGRVRLSPQGVNVTVGGKLSLLEKHIAAVMSNMLFEGTDFKLATCDHPLNDKVAKECGFTSLSIRVVKDLVTLSSQPLLKSPEISNAGTHLSAVDFHSALQSAGQLLEKESPADTEGLVLLDARNLYETRIGKFHAPNVETLDPGIRQYSDLSSWIDDNSEQLKGKCVLMYCTGGIRCEMASAYIRSKGAGFENVFQLFDLAKNLLQLFGGIQRYLEQFPDGGFFKGKNFVFDHRISVGSSDASVISTCLLCGSAFDDYSSRCRCTHCRMLVLVCGSCRQKERSLYVCELCQKHGKGVGSVPSIKNGETQAVSSEELKTVFSDTELSRQVSWSHDNQPRRKIKILCLHGFRQNASSFKGRTASLAKKLKTFVELVFVDAPHELPYIYQPCFTESHGDCPSPSFERTHPPPSENCKKKYGWLVAPDFNGRSEADWKIADCPFDPLQYQQQTDGFEASLAYLKTVFSQEGPFDGILGFSQGAAMAAALVSAQEGRLTGEMDFRFVILCSGFALKLPELECKRINCPSLHIFGSDHGKDRQIANQASRDLASLFDDGCRVIIEHDCGHIIPTRPPYIDEIRNFLQRFL
- the LOC121261931 gene encoding rhodanese-like domain-containing protein 6 isoform X2, whose product is MRVPVSPSSSSTILACNSKIAAVETLAMAKTHAEEQDRQQYGVLLYYKYTEIPDLNDLVAFYESNCNSLGLLGRVRLSPQGVNVTVGGKLSLLEKHIAAVMSNMLFEGTDFKLATCDHPLNDKVAKECGFTSLSIRVVKDLVTLSSQPLLKSPEISNAGTHLSAVDFHSALQSAGQLLEKESPADTEGLVLLDARNLYETRIGKFHAPNVETLDPGIRQYSDLSSWIDDNSEQLKGKCVLMYCTGGIRCEMASAYIRSKGAGFENVFQLFDLAKNLLQLFGGIQRYLEQFPDGGFFKGKNFVFDHRISVGSSDASVISTCLLCGSAFDDYSSRCRCTHCRMLVLVCGSCRKERSLYVCELCQKHGKGVGSVPSIKNGETQAVSSEELKTVFSDTELSRQVSWSHDNQPRRKIKILCLHGFRQNASSFKGRTASLAKKLKTFVELVFVDAPHELPYIYQPCFTESHGDCPSPSFERTHPPPSENCKKKYGWLVAPDFNGRSEADWKIADCPFDPLQYQQQTDGFEASLAYLKTVFSQEGPFDGILGFSQGAAMAAALVSAQEGRLTGEMDFRFVILCSGFALKLPELECKRINCPSLHIFGSDHGKDRQIANQASRDLASLFDDGCRVIIEHDCGHIIPTRPPYIDEIRNFLQRFL
- the LOC121261931 gene encoding rhodanese-like domain-containing protein 6 isoform X3, producing the protein MRVPVSPSSSSTILACNSKIAAVETLAMAKTHAEEQDRQQYGVLLYYKYTEIPDLNDLVAFYESNCNSLGLLGRVRLSPQGVNVTVGGKLSLLEKHIAAVMSNMLFEGTDFKLATCDHPLNDKVAKECGFTSLSIRVVKDLVTLSSQPLLKSPEISNAGTHLSAVDFHSALQSAGQLLEKESPADTEGLVLLDARNLYETRIGKFHAPNVETLDPGIRQYSDLSSWIDDNSEQLKGKCVLMYCTGGIRCEMASAYIRSKGAGFENVFQLFGGIQRYLEQFPDGGFFKGKNFVFDHRISVGSSDASVISTCLLCGSAFDDYSSRCRCTHCRMLVLVCGSCRQKERSLYVCELCQKHGKGVGSVPSIKNGETQAVSSEELKTVFSDTELSRQVSWSHDNQPRRKIKILCLHGFRQNASSFKGRTASLAKKLKTFVELVFVDAPHELPYIYQPCFTESHGDCPSPSFERTHPPPSENCKKKYGWLVAPDFNGRSEADWKIADCPFDPLQYQQQTDGFEASLAYLKTVFSQEGPFDGILGFSQGAAMAAALVSAQEGRLTGEMDFRFVILCSGFALKLPELECKRINCPSLHIFGSDHGKDRQIANQASRDLASLFDDGCRVIIEHDCGHIIPTRPPYIDEIRNFLQRFL
- the LOC121261931 gene encoding rhodanese-like domain-containing protein 6 isoform X5; this encodes MRVPVSPSSSSTILACNSKIAAVETLAMAKTHAEEQDRQQYGVLLYYKYTEIPDLNDLVAFYESNCNSLGLLGRVRLSPQGVNVTVGGKLSLLEKHIAAVMSNMLFEGTDFKLATCDHPLNDKVAKECGFTSLSIRVVKDLVTLSSQPLLKSPEISNAGTHLSAVDFHSALQSAGQLLEKESPADTEGLVLLDARNLYETRIGKFHAPNVETLDPGIRQYSDLSSWIDDNSEQLKGKCVLMYCTGGIRCEMASAYIRSKGAGFENVFQLFDLAKNLLQLFGGIQRYLEQFPDGGFFKGKNFVFDHRISVGSSDASVISTCLLCGSAFDDYSSRCRCTHCRMLVLVCGSCRQKERSLYVCELCQKHGKGVGSVPSIKNGETQAVSSEELKTVFSDTELSRQVSWSHDNQPRRKIKILCLHGFRQNASSFKGRTASLAKKLKTFVELVFVDAPHELPYIYQPCFTESHGDCPSPSFERTHPPPSENCKKKYGWLVAPDFNGRSEADWKIADCPFDPLQYQQQTDGFEASLAYLKTVFSQEGPFDGILGFSQGAAMAAALVSAQEGRLTGIYDLVRDFAAEDLDDT
- the LOC121261931 gene encoding rhodanese-like domain-containing protein 6 isoform X6 gives rise to the protein MRVPVSPSSSSTILACNSKIAAVETLAMAKTHAEEQDRQQYGVLLYYKYTEIPDLNDLVAFYESNCNSLGLLGRVRLSPQGVNVTVGGKLSLLEKHIAAVMSNMLFEGTDFKLATCDHPLNDKVAKECGFTSLSIRVVKDLVTLSSQPLLKSPEISNAGTHLSAVDFHSALQSAGQLLEKESPADTEGLVLLDARNLYETRIGKFHAPNVETLDPGIRQYSDLSSWIDDNSEQLKGKCVLMYCTGGIRCEMASAYIRSKGAGFENVFQLFGGIQRYLEQFPDGGFFKGKNFVFDHRISVGSSDASVISTCLLCGSAFDDYSSRCRCTHCRMLVLVCGSCRKERSLYVCELCQKHGKGVGSVPSIKNGETQAVSSEELKTVFSDTELSRQVSWSHDNQPRRKIKILCLHGFRQNASSFKGRTASLAKKLKTFVELVFVDAPHELPYIYQPCFTESHGDCPSPSFERTHPPPSENCKKKYGWLVAPDFNGRSEADWKIADCPFDPLQYQQQTDGFEASLAYLKTVFSQEGPFDGILGFSQGAAMAAALVSAQEGRLTGIYDLVRDFAAEDLDDT